The following proteins are co-located in the Corynebacterium aquilae DSM 44791 genome:
- a CDS encoding DUF3039 domain-containing protein yields MALIGVSTAATEGLVRWALDEAHFANIFPSENIGKFFGVNEMRSCRPAMRVFKTLVKRGVDPTLASLAEEVKIQANSSSDGGSSIPLFTALDKALSWIEDHHPLLKDARRYCADGTLPNKQAAMTKKVGHSVYELRDKNTGWRAAMVLTQDIQSQLLEDRSDSKLVLPDAWCVFVEEHDTFHSPATVRDTFPAQSCPTSDDLEVYDFHVKYASDKQLKTAALVLTVDLLQSVVERREPATGSLEVGPDVECVDLTVDIDFSAPEADAAAKATDILGNLSLTVTMKHPDDRVLSFLTHTIVPFLQPDQSLIETSYKDAEEFTLIVLVNAAELFSRITDDIASESLTPPTYKPPAPTHLHYVDKTQLVGAHVEKTAIKPLCGQWFVPIGDERTHDLPICPECDDRRPIQEFLKLITLR; encoded by the coding sequence GTGGCCTTGATCGGTGTGTCCACCGCTGCCACTGAGGGGTTAGTTCGTTGGGCCTTGGACGAGGCACATTTTGCTAATATTTTTCCATCGGAAAATATTGGGAAATTCTTTGGGGTGAATGAGATGCGAAGCTGCCGTCCAGCGATGAGGGTTTTTAAGACACTGGTTAAAAGGGGGGTCGACCCCACACTTGCGTCGTTGGCGGAAGAAGTGAAAATCCAGGCCAATTCAAGTTCGGATGGCGGTAGTTCGATCCCTTTGTTCACCGCTTTGGACAAAGCGTTGAGCTGGATTGAAGACCATCATCCATTGCTAAAAGACGCACGTCGCTATTGTGCTGATGGCACGCTTCCGAACAAACAGGCAGCGATGACAAAAAAGGTTGGGCACTCGGTCTACGAGCTACGCGACAAAAATACTGGCTGGCGTGCTGCCATGGTTTTGACACAAGATATCCAAAGTCAGTTGCTCGAGGATCGCTCCGACAGCAAATTAGTACTGCCCGACGCCTGGTGTGTGTTCGTGGAAGAACACGACACTTTTCACAGTCCTGCAACAGTAAGAGATACTTTTCCGGCGCAGTCGTGCCCGACCTCCGATGACCTGGAAGTGTATGACTTCCACGTCAAATATGCCTCTGACAAACAGTTGAAGACAGCGGCTTTGGTTCTGACCGTCGATCTTTTACAGAGCGTCGTGGAACGCCGCGAACCGGCAACTGGCTCCCTCGAGGTTGGCCCCGATGTGGAGTGTGTTGATTTAACGGTTGATATCGATTTTTCTGCACCCGAGGCAGACGCTGCGGCGAAAGCGACGGATATTCTCGGCAATCTTTCGCTGACGGTCACGATGAAGCATCCCGACGATCGTGTTTTGAGTTTCTTGACGCATACGATCGTTCCATTTTTGCAGCCGGACCAGTCGCTCATCGAGACCAGCTACAAAGACGCGGAAGAGTTCACTTTGATCGTGTTGGTGAACGCGGCAGAGCTTTTCTCGCGCATCACTGATGACATCGCGTCAGAGTCACTGACACCGCCCACATACAAGCCCCCTGCCCCCACACACCTCCACTATGTCGATAAAACACAGCTTGTGGGGGCGCATGTGGAAAAAACCGCGATTAAGCCTCTATGTGGCCA
- the thiC gene encoding phosphomethylpyrimidine synthase ThiC yields MVTRTPKNLKSAPPTTGQVTTGPIYRSHKVYNDVDFEGLTLKIPARRIDLTTGEHFDVYDTSGPYTLENPELNLEVGLPKTRDSWPKPAPAPASEEHPELKVPTQLAWARAGIITPEMAFCAHREGFTPEEVREEVAAGRAVICANHKHPEIEPMIIGKKFAVKINANIGNSVVTSSIAEEVEKMVWATRWGADTIMDLSTGADIHETREWILRNSPVPVGTVPIYQALEKVNGDPTKLTWEIYKETIIEQCEQGVDYMTVHAGVLLRYIPLAAHRVTGIVSRGGSIMAAWCLKEHRESFLYTEFAELCDILASYDVTFSLGDGLRPGSIADANDRAQLAELETLGELTLIARSRGCQVMIEGPGHVPMHKIAVNVEWEEKWCHDAPFYTLGPLATDIAPGYDHITSAIGAAIIGQAGTAMLCYVTPKEHLGLPNRDDVKTGVITYKIAAHAADLGKGHPRAQERDDALSKARFEFRWHDQFALALDPDTAIEFHDETLPAEPAKTAHFCSMCGPKFCSMRISQDVRDYAAENGLDTVEAIEAGMKEKSQQFQAQGNQVYVPISEKKSVAAQDTNS; encoded by the coding sequence GTGGTTACTCGCACCCCCAAAAACCTGAAATCTGCCCCACCGACGACGGGCCAGGTGACCACCGGGCCGATCTATCGCAGCCACAAGGTGTACAACGACGTCGATTTCGAGGGGCTGACCCTAAAAATCCCGGCGCGCCGCATCGATCTGACCACCGGCGAGCACTTCGATGTGTATGACACCTCCGGCCCGTACACGTTGGAAAACCCGGAGCTTAATCTTGAGGTTGGGTTGCCGAAGACGCGTGATTCGTGGCCGAAGCCGGCGCCGGCGCCGGCGTCCGAGGAGCACCCGGAGTTGAAGGTTCCTACCCAGTTGGCGTGGGCGCGGGCTGGCATCATCACCCCGGAGATGGCGTTTTGTGCGCATCGTGAGGGGTTTACTCCGGAGGAGGTGCGTGAGGAGGTTGCTGCGGGCCGGGCGGTGATTTGTGCCAATCACAAGCACCCGGAGATTGAGCCGATGATTATCGGTAAGAAGTTCGCGGTGAAGATTAATGCGAATATTGGTAACTCGGTGGTGACCTCGTCTATTGCGGAGGAGGTCGAGAAGATGGTGTGGGCGACCCGCTGGGGTGCGGACACCATTATGGATTTGTCGACGGGCGCGGATATTCACGAGACCCGTGAGTGGATTTTGCGTAATTCTCCTGTGCCGGTGGGTACGGTGCCGATTTATCAGGCGCTGGAGAAGGTCAATGGTGATCCGACGAAGTTGACGTGGGAGATCTACAAGGAAACCATCATTGAGCAGTGTGAGCAGGGTGTGGACTATATGACGGTGCACGCTGGTGTGCTGCTGCGCTATATCCCGTTGGCGGCGCACCGTGTCACTGGCATTGTGTCGCGTGGTGGTTCGATTATGGCGGCGTGGTGTTTGAAGGAGCACCGGGAGTCGTTTTTGTACACCGAGTTCGCGGAGTTGTGCGACATTTTGGCGTCCTACGATGTGACGTTTTCGCTGGGTGATGGTTTGCGGCCGGGTTCGATTGCTGATGCGAACGATCGGGCTCAGTTGGCGGAGTTGGAGACTCTGGGCGAGTTGACGCTCATTGCTCGGAGCCGTGGTTGCCAGGTGATGATTGAGGGTCCTGGCCACGTGCCGATGCACAAGATTGCGGTCAATGTGGAGTGGGAGGAGAAGTGGTGCCACGATGCGCCGTTCTACACCCTGGGCCCGCTGGCAACTGATATTGCGCCTGGTTACGACCACATCACTTCTGCGATTGGTGCGGCGATTATTGGTCAGGCTGGTACGGCGATGCTGTGCTATGTCACTCCGAAGGAGCACTTGGGTCTGCCGAACCGCGACGATGTCAAGACGGGCGTGATTACGTACAAGATTGCGGCGCATGCTGCGGATCTTGGTAAGGGGCATCCGCGTGCCCAGGAGCGCGATGATGCGTTGAGTAAGGCGCGTTTCGAGTTCCGTTGGCATGACCAGTTCGCTTTAGCGTTGGATCCGGACACGGCGATCGAGTTCCATGATGAGACTCTTCCGGCAGAGCCTGCGAAGACGGCGCACTTCTGTTCGATGTGTGGCCCGAAGTTCTGTTCCATGCGCATTTCCCAGGATGTGCGTGATTATGCGGCGGAGAATGGTCTCGACACTGTGGAGGCGATTGAGGCGGGTATGAAGGAGAAGTCGCAGCAGTTCCAGGCCCAGGGCAACCAGGTTTATGTGCCTATTTCGGAAAAGAAATCTGTTGCTGCACAGGATACGAACAGCTAG
- a CDS encoding DNA-3-methyladenine glycosylase I — translation MKDNSAQPTAIQPGQSCPVTGLIRGEDGVFRPGWANTEELACYYDTEWGISACGSGAAALTHLSENALFERLCLESFQAGLSWATILRKRPALRQAFHNFDVDQVAAMDDDDVASLMDNPAILRNRAKIQAVIGNARATIALRAHGGLGEFMAPYCPPPAPAPRCVDEIASRSAESAALAKALKEKGFSFVGPTTMYALFQALGVVNDRVPAP, via the coding sequence ATGAAAGACAATTCTGCGCAGCCCACAGCCATCCAGCCGGGCCAGAGCTGTCCGGTCACCGGCCTGATCCGTGGCGAGGATGGAGTGTTTCGTCCGGGGTGGGCGAACACGGAAGAGCTGGCCTGCTACTACGACACGGAGTGGGGCATTAGTGCCTGTGGTTCGGGGGCTGCGGCGCTGACCCACCTTTCGGAAAACGCCCTGTTTGAGCGGCTGTGTTTGGAAAGTTTCCAGGCGGGTTTGAGCTGGGCGACGATTTTGCGCAAGCGTCCGGCCCTGCGCCAGGCTTTTCACAATTTCGACGTCGACCAAGTAGCGGCGATGGATGATGATGACGTAGCAAGCCTGATGGACAATCCCGCGATTTTGCGCAATAGGGCCAAGATTCAGGCGGTGATTGGCAACGCCCGCGCCACGATTGCGTTGCGCGCGCACGGCGGGTTGGGGGAGTTTATGGCGCCCTACTGCCCGCCCCCTGCCCCGGCGCCGCGCTGTGTGGATGAGATTGCCTCCCGCAGCGCAGAGTCGGCGGCGCTGGCGAAAGCGCTGAAGGAGAAAGGCTTCAGTTTCGTCGGCCCCACCACCATGTACGCCCTGTTTCAGGCGCTTGGAGTGGTCAATGATCGGGTGCCCGCGCCCTAG
- a CDS encoding SDR family NAD(P)-dependent oxidoreductase, with product MSITKDTPKATRTALVTGASSGIGEAAARALAADGWHVIVAARRLDNLERIAKDIGGKAIAVDVTDQASVDKLAAAIDRLDLLVNNAGGAKGLDSVEEANLEDWQWMYDTNVLGTLRVTKALLPQLKATKGQVINIGSIAARVPYVGGAGYNAAKHGIAAFSRVLRLENVEVPLRVCEIDPGRVKTDFSLVRFKGDEDKANAVYADKLNLSAEDIAEAIRWVASLPAHVNIDEMRIMPADQV from the coding sequence ATGAGCATCACAAAAGACACCCCGAAGGCCACCCGAACTGCGCTGGTAACCGGCGCTTCTAGCGGTATTGGTGAGGCTGCTGCCCGCGCGCTAGCTGCCGATGGCTGGCACGTTATCGTCGCCGCCCGCCGCCTGGACAACCTGGAGCGCATCGCCAAGGACATTGGCGGCAAGGCCATCGCGGTCGACGTCACCGACCAGGCCAGCGTGGACAAGCTGGCTGCCGCCATCGACCGCCTGGACCTGCTGGTCAATAACGCCGGTGGTGCCAAAGGCCTGGACTCCGTGGAGGAAGCCAACCTGGAGGATTGGCAGTGGATGTACGACACCAACGTGCTGGGCACCCTGCGGGTGACCAAGGCGCTTTTGCCACAGCTGAAAGCCACAAAGGGGCAGGTCATTAACATCGGTTCCATTGCGGCGCGGGTGCCGTATGTGGGTGGGGCCGGCTACAACGCCGCCAAGCACGGCATTGCCGCTTTTAGTCGCGTGCTGCGCCTAGAAAACGTCGAGGTGCCGCTGCGGGTGTGCGAAATCGACCCGGGCCGGGTCAAAACCGACTTCTCCCTGGTGCGTTTCAAGGGCGATGAGGACAAAGCGAACGCGGTGTACGCGGACAAGCTGAACCTATCGGCCGAAGACATCGCCGAGGCAATCCGCTGGGTGGCATCCCTGCCCGCACACGTCAACATTGACGAGATGCGCATCATGCCGGCCGACCAGGTCTAA
- a CDS encoding LysE family transporter produces the protein MTLTQLAALLSVWVAAITSPGPDTVQLTRLAANSRRKAVLGALGIMVGNTLWIVLSLAGMSALLAARPSLTHLLEIAGGVVLCWMGQGAIRGGVAARKTHQATTATAQPEAQPAPAARPINDQQAFRLGLVTNLSNPKAIIFFGAIFAQFLSPDMGAAWTVALALILITTGLMWFVGFAVAANLIAAPLARFAPIIDILAGIIFLAVGITLVATGIHAMI, from the coding sequence ATGACCCTTACACAGCTCGCTGCGCTGCTCAGCGTGTGGGTGGCTGCGATCACCAGCCCGGGCCCGGACACGGTACAGCTGACCCGCCTGGCCGCCAACTCCCGCCGCAAGGCGGTGCTGGGCGCGCTAGGAATCATGGTCGGCAACACCCTGTGGATCGTGCTCAGCCTGGCGGGCATGTCCGCGCTGCTGGCCGCCCGACCCAGCCTCACCCACCTGCTAGAAATCGCCGGTGGGGTGGTGCTGTGCTGGATGGGGCAGGGGGCCATCCGTGGGGGAGTAGCCGCCCGAAAAACACACCAAGCCACCACTGCCACAGCCCAACCTGAAGCCCAACCGGCGCCGGCGGCGCGACCGATAAACGATCAACAAGCGTTTCGCCTGGGCCTGGTCACCAACCTGTCCAACCCCAAAGCGATCATCTTCTTCGGTGCCATCTTCGCCCAATTCCTCAGCCCCGACATGGGGGCCGCATGGACAGTCGCACTGGCACTGATCTTGATCACTACCGGGCTGATGTGGTTCGTCGGCTTCGCGGTCGCCGCCAACCTCATTGCGGCCCCGCTTGCCCGATTCGCCCCCATCATCGACATTCTCGCCGGGATCATCTTCCTCGCCGTCGGCATCACCCTGGTCGCCACCGGCATCCACGCGATGATCTGA
- a CDS encoding DUF5635 domain-containing protein, with the protein MRPDLFLRAAELESTISDLIAAADEGYLPLVDDPGVPVAYLEEPGRRIGVLIAAGNPRNALARAVIIDAATAVANTPGGGALLIGVEDSTGQIIGTELDDEYLVRGVKRARITAHANVHEVCGQRVVSLVIAPSRLPLSNSHGVVTWRVGGEEKITDRFTWWQAHGDSAEFDPMAAPSDASLEDARGEALVIARGLRPRLAKMSPQMFIRHIGAVHANGRLSQAGKLLLCPLGFAAVAVEVDDTTITPDPNMSVLEQLKFVESHLNHLAPQAPVTAYHEALLNGLVHRDWSVEEPTVITFAEHALIVTSPGGFHGDVTPETAVGRHDAKSPALTDLFRELHLLDKQVSGINRMVYRMIFAGYAPPTLIEVPYGAGLGVQCIFDTGRRDDSMVDIVRDIVPADRAFDHRLALLLYYLRRHPTITARRAAELLSVSEQDAWEALRAATQTSCGGKQLVVVADGHATADAQLLAVQPELPFVMNPALSF; encoded by the coding sequence ATGCGCCCTGATCTGTTCCTCCGCGCCGCGGAGTTGGAATCGACTATTTCTGACCTTATTGCCGCCGCCGACGAAGGCTACCTTCCGCTGGTGGATGACCCCGGGGTTCCGGTGGCGTACCTGGAGGAGCCGGGTCGGCGTATTGGGGTGTTGATTGCTGCTGGCAATCCCCGCAATGCGCTGGCGCGGGCGGTGATCATTGATGCGGCCACCGCGGTGGCTAATACCCCGGGTGGGGGCGCGTTGCTCATTGGGGTGGAAGATTCCACGGGCCAGATCATTGGCACCGAGTTGGATGATGAGTATTTGGTGCGTGGTGTAAAGCGCGCCCGGATTACCGCCCATGCCAACGTGCATGAGGTGTGTGGCCAGCGGGTGGTGTCTTTGGTGATTGCGCCGTCCCGGTTGCCGTTGTCGAATTCGCATGGGGTGGTTACCTGGCGGGTGGGCGGTGAGGAAAAAATCACCGACCGTTTCACCTGGTGGCAGGCGCATGGCGATTCTGCCGAGTTTGATCCGATGGCGGCCCCGAGTGATGCGTCTTTGGAGGATGCGCGCGGTGAGGCGTTGGTGATTGCGCGGGGTTTGCGGCCCCGTTTGGCGAAGATGAGCCCGCAGATGTTTATCCGGCACATCGGTGCGGTGCACGCTAATGGTCGTTTGTCTCAGGCCGGGAAGCTGTTGTTGTGCCCGCTGGGGTTCGCGGCTGTCGCCGTTGAGGTTGATGACACCACCATTACTCCGGATCCGAACATGTCGGTGCTGGAGCAGTTGAAGTTTGTGGAATCCCACCTGAATCATCTTGCCCCGCAGGCGCCGGTGACGGCGTACCATGAGGCGCTGCTCAACGGCCTGGTGCACCGCGATTGGTCGGTGGAGGAACCCACCGTGATCACTTTCGCGGAGCACGCCCTGATTGTGACCAGCCCGGGTGGTTTTCATGGGGATGTCACCCCGGAGACTGCGGTGGGTCGCCACGATGCGAAATCGCCGGCGTTGACCGACTTGTTCCGCGAGCTACACCTGTTGGATAAGCAGGTCAGTGGTATTAACCGGATGGTGTACCGCATGATTTTTGCCGGCTATGCCCCGCCGACTCTCATTGAGGTGCCTTATGGTGCGGGTTTGGGCGTGCAGTGCATTTTCGACACGGGTCGTCGCGACGACAGCATGGTCGATATTGTGCGCGATATTGTGCCGGCGGATCGCGCTTTCGATCACCGTTTGGCGTTGTTGTTGTACTACTTGCGCCGGCACCCCACGATCACGGCCCGCCGCGCCGCCGAGTTGTTGTCGGTCAGTGAGCAGGATGCGTGGGAGGCGTTGCGTGCCGCCACGCAGACGTCGTGTGGGGGCAAGCAGCTGGTGGTGGTGGCTGATGGTCATGCCACCGCGGATGCGCAGCTGTTAGCGGTGCAGCCGGAGCTTCCCTTTGTGATGAATCCGGCTTTGTCTTTTTAA